The DNA sequence AAGGAAGATCACTTAGACGCAATAACGAGCATGAGTGAAGAGATAGCTAAGTCCGTAGACGATGTGATCGAGAGGGTGAAGGCAGTGATAAGGTCTAAGACGATGCCCGGAGATTACGTGATAGTGGCTGGTATAGGGAACACTATGGGAATAGGGAACAGGGCTGAGATCGAAAGGAATGATGCGATCGTTCGCATCGGGAGCGGGGTGAGCGCAGGGGGCGAGGTGGGAGGTGTCTGAAAGTGACAGATGGAAAGAGGAAAGTCCCCTATGGATTTTACATAATATGGATTCTTTCCCTAGCTGGGATATTGATAATATCTACAGTATTCCTTTACTTGGGCTTGAGTAACTTAAGCGGAAGCACCGGGGAGTCCATCCTGAACATCGTAATGGGAGTAGCTGGGCTGGGGATAGCGGCTAAGGTAGGTTACGATATGCTCAGGGCGAGGGTATCGTTCAAGGAGGAGGTCTTCGAGGTCCTGACAGAACTCCGATGCGGAAATTGCGGGGAGAAAATCTCCAGGGAGTTTAGGGAAGGAGATTACGTCGGAAAGATATTAGCGGAAACTAGATGTCCGAAATGCCAGAACTCGTTGTCTATAATAGCTATATACTCTAGGACTCCCAAGGGAAAGGAGAAGAAGTACTGACGGTGAACTCAGTTGAAGGGCACCAAGATGCACGTAGTCCCCTGCGTAGTGGTCTTCAATAGGGAGGGAAAGGTCCTATTGTTGAGGAGGGCTATGAGCAAGAGGAACGGTGGGAGATGGGAGATTCCGGGAGGGAGCTTGAAGTACGGCGAGTCACCGAGAAAGGGTGCAATAAGAGAATTAATGGAGGAAACGGGAATTAAGGTGAGCCCTCTATCAGTTTTTCCGGTTGATACGTTCGGTTTCCTTTACTCAGAAATGGGGGTCGAGTTCATAATCCCCCTTTACTTCACGGTCGCCGAGGAGTTCGAGCCCAGGATAAGGGAGGATGAACACGATGGTTGGGGGTGGTTCACCGTGGAGGAGGTTAAGGAGATGGAGTTGAGGGACGAAAGCATGAAGGGAGCCTACATAATGGTCCTCGCCGCTAAGAGAGTAATGGAAAAATATCTTAACGGGTTCGGATCATCACCCGAATATCACGGACTCCCTTCCGAATAACTTCGCACTGATTAGGAGGAAGAGGATCAGATAAGCGACTGAGGAAGCGAATGACAGGGTTACGGCGAGTATATCGCTAGCTCCAAGGATCATATCCCTAGCGAACATAGCGAGGCTGGTGACCGGGAGCAACCTGAGTATAGGGTACATCGATGCAGGGGAGTAAGGCACCACTATCATCGGGATTATCAGGATGAAGACGAGGGCTCCTACATATTGCTCAGCTTCCTTAAACGTTTTAGCGAAGGAAGAAGCCGTGACTAGTATCGCATTTCCAGTTAGTCCTCCGAGAATAACCGTTAGAAGTATCCCTATCACCGCGTAAATCAGGTTGGAAGGGCTTATAGCTAACTGCGTTCCCTGCATCTGAACGTCTCCGGTCAAGGAGATGCTCAGGGAGAGGCCTATTCCCAGCATTGCTGAGAAGAGTGTGGATAGCCCGCTTATCACGGAGAGGACTATGAGTGCAGCGAACTTCCCCGTAAGTATCTCGATCTTACTGATTGGGTTTGTGAATAGAGCTTCTAATGTCTTCCTCTCTCTCTCGCCCGCCACCATATCCACGGCGAACGTCCCAGCGCCGGTTATCGCGATCAAACCTACCATCATGGGGAGGATCATCGCTGCTATGGTCTCCCCCATGCCTACCTCCTCGCCGGACCTCGTGACCTGCTTCGCTATGGTG is a window from the Candidatus Korarchaeum sp. genome containing:
- a CDS encoding ABC transporter permease — its product is MRRFLKGSSGVVKFTRGLGQAGYGLPREGWIVVAWKELLESFRDRRTMLNVVILPLILMPIVISLPLLMLSPRTVPPKVMVLICDDQATEITNYLISASDRANIIMKNDCRIDNYTKMVLNGEIDLLVEIPEGFHRNLSEGKSSHILYYYDPLSTKSSLAIGILSEPINSYSRQILLERLKKVNLTVDYVNPVLTIAKQVTRSGEEVGMGETIAAMILPMMVGLIAITGAGTFAVDMVAGERERKTLEALFTNPISKIEILTGKFAALIVLSVISGLSTLFSAMLGIGLSLSISLTGDVQMQGTQLAISPSNLIYAVIGILLTVILGGLTGNAILVTASSFAKTFKEAEQYVGALVFILIIPMIVVPYSPASMYPILRLLPVTSLAMFARDMILGASDILAVTLSFASSVAYLILFLLISAKLFGRESVIFG
- a CDS encoding NUDIX hydrolase, which codes for MKGTKMHVVPCVVVFNREGKVLLLRRAMSKRNGGRWEIPGGSLKYGESPRKGAIRELMEETGIKVSPLSVFPVDTFGFLYSEMGVEFIIPLYFTVAEEFEPRIREDEHDGWGWFTVEEVKEMELRDESMKGAYIMVLAAKRVMEKYLNGFGSSPEYHGLPSE